The following proteins are encoded in a genomic region of Burkholderia pyrrocinia:
- a CDS encoding glutathione S-transferase N-terminal domain-containing protein, translating into MPDLSAFPITQKWPAQHPDRLQLYSLPTPNGVKVSIMLEETGLPYEPHLVRFDTNDQLSPAFLSLNPNNKIPAIIDPNGPDGKPLALFESGAILIYLADKTGQLIPKDLAGRYETIQWVMFQMGGIGPMFGQVGFFHKFAGRDYEDKRPLDRYVDESKRLLGVLDAHLANRQWVMGDTYTIADIAIFPWVRNLVGFYEAGDLVGFSEFRHVARALDAFVARPAVARGLNIPARD; encoded by the coding sequence ATGCCCGACCTGTCCGCCTTCCCGATCACGCAAAAGTGGCCGGCCCAGCATCCCGACCGTCTCCAGCTCTATTCGCTGCCGACGCCGAACGGCGTCAAGGTGTCGATCATGCTCGAGGAAACCGGCCTGCCGTACGAGCCGCACCTCGTGCGCTTCGACACGAACGACCAGTTGTCGCCCGCGTTCCTGTCGCTGAACCCGAACAACAAGATCCCGGCGATCATCGATCCGAACGGCCCCGACGGCAAGCCGCTGGCGCTGTTCGAATCGGGTGCGATCCTGATCTATCTCGCGGACAAGACGGGCCAGCTGATCCCGAAGGATCTCGCGGGCCGCTACGAAACGATCCAGTGGGTGATGTTCCAGATGGGCGGCATCGGGCCGATGTTCGGCCAGGTCGGCTTCTTCCACAAGTTTGCCGGCCGCGACTACGAGGACAAGCGCCCGCTCGACCGCTACGTCGACGAATCGAAGCGCCTGCTCGGCGTGCTCGATGCGCATCTTGCTAACCGCCAGTGGGTGATGGGCGACACGTACACGATCGCCGACATCGCGATCTTCCCGTGGGTGCGCAACCTCGTCGGCTTCTACGAAGCGGGCGATCTCGTCGGCTTCAGCGAATTCCGGCACGTTGCGCGGGCACTCGACGCGTTCGTCGCGCGTCCGGCCGTCGCGCGCGGGCTCAACATCCCGGCACGCGACTGA
- the cobM gene encoding precorrin-4 C(11)-methyltransferase, translated as MTVYFIGAGPGDPELITVKGQRLVRTCPVILYAGSLVPAAVLDGHRAEQVVNTAELDLDEIVALLAGAHTKGQDVARVHSGDPSLYGAIGEQIRRLKALWIPYEIVPGVTATAACAATLGVELTLPGVAQTVILTRFAGKTTMPEGEALGSLAAHRATLAIHLGVRHLARIVDEVLPHYGAACPVAVIYRASWPDEARVTGTLADIVGKVQGTPIERTALILIGRVLDAEGFADSTLYASAG; from the coding sequence ATGACGGTGTATTTCATCGGCGCGGGCCCCGGCGACCCGGAGCTGATCACGGTGAAGGGCCAGCGCCTGGTGCGCACCTGCCCGGTGATCCTGTATGCGGGCTCGCTGGTGCCGGCGGCCGTGCTCGACGGCCATCGCGCGGAGCAGGTCGTCAATACGGCCGAGCTCGACCTCGACGAAATCGTCGCGCTGCTCGCCGGCGCGCATACGAAAGGGCAGGACGTCGCGCGCGTGCATTCGGGCGACCCGTCGCTGTACGGCGCGATCGGCGAGCAGATCCGCCGCCTGAAAGCGCTCTGGATTCCCTACGAAATCGTGCCGGGCGTGACGGCCACGGCCGCGTGCGCGGCGACGCTCGGTGTCGAGCTGACGCTGCCCGGCGTCGCACAGACGGTGATCCTCACGCGCTTCGCGGGCAAGACGACGATGCCGGAAGGCGAAGCGCTCGGCTCGCTTGCCGCGCACCGCGCGACGCTCGCGATCCATCTCGGCGTGCGTCATCTCGCCCGCATCGTCGACGAAGTGCTGCCGCATTACGGCGCCGCTTGCCCGGTCGCGGTGATCTATCGCGCGAGCTGGCCCGACGAAGCGCGCGTGACCGGCACGCTCGCCGACATCGTCGGCAAGGTGCAGGGCACGCCGATCGAGCGCACGGCGCTGATCCTGATCGGACGCGTGCTCGACGCCGAAGGGTTCGCGGATTCAACGCTGTACGCGAGCGCAGGCTGA
- a CDS encoding cobalt-precorrin-5B (C(1))-methyltransferase: MRDETHEHPAPLRFGYTTGSCATATSLAAARLLLAGRADDAVEIVLPKGQRVVMRLEFCRITADGAEAGTIKDAGDDPDVTHGALIFARVALAATPGVRFHAGPGVGTVTRAGLTLPVGEPAINPVPRQMMTAHLDALAAEHGYASGFDVTIGVDGGEALALKTMNPRLGIVGGLSILGTTGIVRPFSCSAYIASIHQGIDVARANGITHIAACTGNASEDAMRAHYHLPDMALVEMGDFAGAVLKHLRRAPVARLSMCGGFGKLSKLAAGHLDLHSRHSNIDLPLLAQWAAEAGASDALQAAMRAANTSQEALKLAHAEGVPLGDLVCAHALRVARDIVPPSVAVEMFAIDRQGRFVGEAR, from the coding sequence ATGCGCGACGAAACCCACGAACACCCCGCGCCGCTACGCTTCGGCTATACGACCGGCAGCTGCGCGACCGCGACGTCGCTCGCGGCCGCGCGCCTGCTGCTCGCGGGCCGCGCGGACGACGCGGTCGAGATCGTGCTGCCGAAGGGCCAGCGCGTGGTGATGCGTCTCGAGTTCTGCCGGATCACGGCCGACGGCGCCGAAGCCGGCACGATCAAGGATGCCGGCGACGACCCCGACGTCACGCACGGCGCGCTGATCTTCGCGCGCGTCGCGCTCGCGGCGACGCCCGGCGTGCGCTTTCACGCGGGGCCGGGCGTCGGCACGGTCACGCGCGCGGGGCTGACGCTGCCGGTCGGCGAACCGGCGATCAACCCGGTGCCGCGCCAGATGATGACGGCGCACCTCGATGCACTCGCGGCCGAGCATGGCTATGCGAGCGGCTTCGACGTGACGATCGGCGTCGACGGCGGCGAGGCGCTCGCGCTGAAGACGATGAACCCGCGCCTCGGCATCGTCGGCGGGCTGTCGATCCTCGGCACGACCGGCATCGTGCGGCCGTTCTCGTGCTCGGCCTATATCGCGTCGATCCACCAGGGCATCGACGTCGCGCGCGCGAACGGCATCACGCATATCGCCGCGTGTACCGGCAACGCGAGCGAGGACGCGATGCGTGCGCACTACCACCTGCCCGACATGGCGCTGGTCGAGATGGGCGATTTCGCGGGCGCGGTGCTCAAGCACCTGCGGCGCGCGCCGGTCGCGCGCCTGTCGATGTGCGGCGGCTTCGGCAAGCTGAGCAAGCTCGCGGCCGGCCACCTCGATCTGCACAGCCGACATTCGAACATCGACCTGCCGCTGCTCGCGCAATGGGCGGCCGAGGCCGGCGCGAGCGATGCGCTGCAGGCCGCGATGCGCGCCGCGAACACGAGCCAGGAAGCGCTGAAGCTCGCGCACGCCGAAGGCGTGCCGCTCGGCGATCTCGTCTGCGCGCATGCGCTGCGCGTCGCGCGCGACATCGTGCCGCCATCGGTCGCCGTCGAGATGTTCGCGATCGACCGGCAGGGCCGCTTCGTCGGGGAGGCGCGATGA
- a CDS encoding MarR family winged helix-turn-helix transcriptional regulator — MDRAAHALAQWRAERPDLDASSMVVMGRLQEAALVIARDRLNPLFARYGMQPGEFDVLATLRRGGAPFALTPTALYDALMMSSGGMTARIDRLQKAGWVERRPNPADGRGTLVALTETGRALIDAAVVAHIDNQRAMLAALSDAEQAQLSKLLEKLLAGLADGAPEGPGGT, encoded by the coding sequence ATGGATCGAGCCGCGCATGCGCTCGCGCAATGGCGCGCCGAGCGTCCGGATCTCGACGCGTCGTCGATGGTCGTGATGGGACGGCTGCAGGAAGCCGCGCTCGTGATCGCGCGCGACCGTCTCAATCCGCTGTTTGCGCGCTACGGGATGCAGCCGGGCGAATTCGACGTGCTCGCGACCTTGCGGCGCGGCGGTGCGCCGTTCGCGCTGACGCCGACGGCGCTGTACGACGCGCTGATGATGTCGTCGGGCGGGATGACCGCGCGCATCGACCGGCTGCAGAAGGCCGGCTGGGTCGAGCGCCGGCCGAACCCGGCCGACGGGCGCGGCACGCTTGTCGCACTGACGGAAACCGGCCGTGCGCTGATCGACGCCGCGGTCGTCGCGCACATCGACAACCAGCGCGCGATGCTGGCGGCGCTGTCGGACGCGGAACAGGCGCAGTTGTCGAAACTGCTGGAAAAGCTGCTGGCGGGGCTGGCCGACGGTGCGCCGGAAGGGCCGGGCGGAACGTAG
- a CDS encoding cobalt-precorrin-6A reductase, with protein MSARILLLGGTGDALKIARALGSHHVYSLAGLGKVPDDLRCDVRVGGFGGAAGLAAYLRSAGIGLVIDATHPYAAQISANAAAATRDAGVPLWALRRAPWAPQPGDDWRMVDDWAGIEAALAPFRRPLFTLGREPLAHLDAIPPHQFWLVRCLDAHPGNARAQIVAARGPFTLDGERALFALMGVDVVVSKNSGGAATEAKLDVARERRLPVVMLRRPPLPDADRAFDSATALLDALDPAARA; from the coding sequence ATGAGCGCGCGCATCCTGCTGCTCGGCGGCACCGGCGACGCGCTGAAAATCGCGCGTGCGCTTGGGTCCCATCACGTCTATAGCCTGGCCGGCCTCGGCAAGGTGCCCGACGACCTGCGCTGCGACGTGCGCGTCGGCGGTTTCGGTGGCGCCGCCGGATTGGCCGCGTATCTTCGCAGCGCCGGCATCGGCCTCGTGATCGACGCGACCCATCCGTATGCCGCACAAATCAGCGCGAATGCCGCTGCCGCGACGCGCGACGCGGGCGTGCCGCTGTGGGCGCTGCGTCGCGCGCCGTGGGCGCCGCAACCCGGCGACGACTGGCGAATGGTCGACGACTGGGCCGGCATCGAGGCCGCGCTCGCGCCGTTCAGGCGGCCGTTGTTCACGCTCGGTCGCGAACCGCTCGCGCATCTCGACGCGATCCCGCCGCACCAGTTCTGGCTTGTGCGCTGCCTCGACGCGCATCCCGGCAACGCGCGCGCGCAGATCGTCGCCGCGCGCGGGCCGTTCACGCTCGACGGCGAGCGCGCGCTGTTCGCGCTCATGGGCGTCGACGTCGTCGTCAGCAAGAACAGCGGTGGCGCGGCCACCGAGGCCAAGCTCGACGTCGCACGCGAACGCAGGCTGCCGGTCGTGATGCTGCGCCGGCCGCCGCTGCCCGACGCCGACCGCGCGTTCGACTCGGCCACGGCGCTGCTCGACGCGCTCGATCCGGCCGCACGCGCGTGA
- a CDS encoding MFS transporter has product MNRFTSPGWRLAAIVLVGLNLRPALAAVGPLLDMIQRATGIGDGAASLLTTIPILLMGLGALSARRLQRLTGIAGGVGLGVALIGLACVSRVGAQHAWLLLASACCAGVGIAMVQALLPGFVKAHFATRIGGAMGVYSTSIMGGAVLASVVAPFAAARWGWLAALAGWALPAAVAALAWPLASRGSDALATGPASASHAQPSRSPRAWRLALFFGIATGAYTLVLAWLPPYYMRLGWSPTAAGSLLGGVTLAEVVAGLTISATIDRLPDRRPALHAAIASLFTGLLVMLAAPETLALPAALLLGAGIGALFPLSLIVTVDHAATPADAASLTGFVQGVGYLIAGLFPFAAGVVRQHLADLTPAWVAMECLCVALFALAAGFAPRLARRVARA; this is encoded by the coding sequence ATGAATCGCTTCACTTCCCCCGGATGGCGGCTTGCCGCCATCGTGCTCGTCGGGCTGAACCTGCGGCCGGCGCTCGCCGCGGTCGGCCCGCTGCTCGACATGATCCAGCGCGCGACCGGCATCGGCGACGGCGCGGCCAGCCTGCTGACGACGATCCCGATCCTGCTGATGGGGCTCGGTGCGCTGAGTGCGCGGCGCCTGCAGCGTTTGACAGGCATCGCGGGCGGCGTAGGGCTCGGCGTCGCGCTGATCGGGCTGGCCTGCGTGTCGCGCGTCGGCGCGCAGCACGCGTGGCTGCTGCTCGCGAGCGCCTGCTGCGCGGGCGTCGGGATCGCGATGGTGCAGGCGCTGCTGCCCGGCTTCGTGAAGGCGCATTTCGCGACGCGGATCGGCGGCGCGATGGGCGTCTATTCGACGTCGATCATGGGCGGCGCGGTGCTCGCGAGCGTCGTCGCGCCGTTCGCCGCGGCCCGCTGGGGCTGGCTCGCCGCACTCGCGGGCTGGGCGCTGCCGGCCGCGGTGGCCGCGCTCGCGTGGCCGCTGGCCAGTCGCGGCAGCGATGCGCTCGCCACCGGGCCGGCTTCGGCGTCGCATGCGCAGCCGTCGCGCTCGCCGCGCGCATGGCGGCTCGCGCTGTTCTTCGGCATCGCGACGGGCGCGTACACGCTCGTGCTCGCCTGGCTGCCGCCGTACTACATGCGGCTCGGCTGGTCGCCGACGGCGGCCGGCAGCCTGCTCGGCGGCGTGACGCTCGCGGAAGTCGTCGCGGGGCTGACGATCTCGGCGACGATCGACCGCCTGCCCGATCGCCGGCCCGCGTTGCATGCGGCGATCGCGTCGCTCTTCACCGGATTGCTGGTGATGCTGGCCGCACCCGAAACGCTTGCGTTGCCGGCCGCGCTGCTGCTCGGTGCGGGGATCGGCGCGCTGTTTCCGCTGTCGCTGATCGTCACGGTCGACCATGCGGCGACGCCGGCCGATGCCGCGTCGCTGACGGGGTTCGTGCAGGGTGTCGGTTACCTGATCGCAGGGTTGTTTCCGTTCGCGGCTGGCGTCGTGCGCCAGCATCTCGCGGATCTGACGCCCGCGTGGGTGGCGATGGAGTGCCTGTGTGTCGCGCTGTTCGCGCTGGCGGCGGGTTTTGCGCCGAGATTGGCGCGGCGTGTTGCGCGGGCCTAG
- a CDS encoding porin: MKMKLAALAAFAGCSALAHAQSSVTLYGVVDTGLLYQSTSAASFSPTAPNTGKVFRMKDGGIYSSFWGIKGSEDLGGGYKVNFKLQGSFDSGTGKLQLSDTPGAVAIFNQVASLGVSGPFGTFTAGRQIVPMIYAMADTDVRNAQFFGSVLTAWLGLNTAAGWPGTSTNGSIGALYDSNALVYQSPTFAGASLALEYAPGGVAGQFQGGTRESVVLRYANYGLNASAVYYNGHDTNPAPGVAPTGVDNNRFIYVGAKYTIRDFSVSASYGNGRNPAHADQVNLDMLSAGVGYRFTPALQVTSAVYYLKDRNRSANRSTAVVLAADYSLSKRTMVYAQVGHVNNRGTMDQMLAYGQPVAPGVGTTAAMVGLRHNF, from the coding sequence ATGAAGATGAAACTGGCCGCGCTCGCGGCGTTTGCCGGCTGTTCGGCGCTCGCGCATGCGCAATCCTCCGTCACGCTCTACGGCGTGGTCGACACGGGCCTGCTGTACCAGAGCACGTCGGCCGCGTCGTTCAGCCCGACCGCGCCGAATACCGGCAAGGTGTTCCGCATGAAGGACGGCGGCATCTATTCGAGCTTCTGGGGCATCAAGGGCAGCGAGGATCTCGGCGGCGGCTACAAGGTCAACTTCAAGCTGCAGGGATCGTTCGACAGCGGCACCGGCAAGTTGCAACTGAGCGACACGCCGGGCGCCGTCGCGATCTTCAACCAGGTCGCGTCGCTCGGCGTATCGGGCCCGTTCGGCACGTTCACGGCCGGCCGCCAGATCGTGCCGATGATCTACGCGATGGCCGACACCGACGTGCGCAACGCGCAGTTCTTCGGCAGCGTGCTGACCGCGTGGCTCGGCCTGAACACCGCGGCCGGCTGGCCGGGGACGAGCACCAACGGCTCGATCGGCGCGCTGTACGACAGCAATGCGCTTGTCTACCAGTCGCCGACGTTTGCGGGCGCGTCGCTCGCGCTCGAGTACGCGCCGGGCGGCGTCGCCGGGCAGTTCCAGGGCGGCACGCGCGAATCCGTCGTGCTCAGGTATGCGAACTACGGGCTGAACGCGTCGGCCGTCTACTACAACGGCCACGACACGAATCCGGCGCCGGGCGTGGCGCCGACCGGCGTCGACAACAACCGCTTCATCTACGTCGGCGCGAAATACACGATCCGCGATTTTTCGGTGTCGGCGTCGTACGGCAACGGCAGGAATCCCGCGCATGCGGACCAGGTGAACCTCGACATGCTGTCGGCCGGCGTCGGCTATCGCTTCACGCCCGCGCTGCAGGTGACCTCCGCCGTGTACTACCTGAAGGACCGCAACCGTTCCGCGAACCGGTCGACGGCGGTCGTGCTCGCGGCCGACTACAGCCTGTCGAAGCGGACGATGGTCTATGCGCAGGTCGGCCACGTGAACAACCGCGGCACGATGGACCAGATGCTCGCGTACGGGCAGCCGGTCGCGCCCGGCGTCGGGACGACGGCCGCGATGGTCGGGCTGCGGCATAACTTCTGA